A portion of the Hylaeus volcanicus isolate JK05 unplaced genomic scaffold, UHH_iyHylVolc1.0_haploid 12237, whole genome shotgun sequence genome contains these proteins:
- the LOC128884021 gene encoding uncharacterized protein LOC128884021 isoform X3 — MTTIKSFTVNLPVDKRGYVSEVTRDVSFKKIKTRSENRFCIDCKKSSPSWVSVTYGTFICLTCSGSHRRMGTHISFVRSTELDNFTRKELARIDLGGNSRFMQFMKSHGFYTDNIDYQSKVVALYKIHLDNLVDEEFNVENDETKNKISNVSVDAEFLPIDIKNHLSNERLLLEQPLDNRDSIKETNLTTAVAMAIEKKAEPLHKPFYMLKPNARKTKCDNNNNKAIIMQETLTACRAKRLEDNFDFFSLEKKASDMNSTQIMKLESNSLNDSKSNGMPKCAQESWIPTRLSNTKSISSKNVISNNEMTRPLSDSDSHIAHNLQFYRNSKAISSSMILQNQPPNHDLIYDRSLISNEGLDSHYQYSNSMYNNTYNSARQISTGVHETVGKVKSWVSKFINENLT, encoded by the exons ATGACAACTATTAAAAGTTTTACTGTAAATTTACCTGTAGATAAGCGTGGATATGTTAGCGAAGTAACACGTGATGTTTCCttcaaaaaaatcaaaacaaggtcggaaaatcgattttgcaTAGATTGTAAAAAATCGTCTCCATCTTGGGTATCTGTAACCTACGGTACCTTCATTTGTTTAACTTGCTCTGGCTCACACCGACGTATGGGGACTCACATATCTTTTGTTCG ATCTACTGAGTTAGATAATTTTACTCGAAAAGAATTAGCTCGAATTGATTTAGGAGGAAATTCACGTTTTATGCAATTCATGAAATCCCATGGTTTCTATAC GGACAATATTGATTATCAATCCAAGGTTGTCGCCttgtataaaatacatttagat AATCTAGTGGACGAAGAATTCAATGTTGAAAAtgatgaaacaaaaaacaaaatatcgaaTGTTTCTGTGGATGCTGAGTTTTTGCCAATCGATATAAAGAATCACTTATCTAATGAACGTTTACTTTTGGAACAACCCCTAGACAATAGGGATTCCATAAAGGAGACAAATTTAACGACTGCAGTTGCCATggctatagaaaaaaaagctGAACCATTACACAAACCGTTTTATATGTTAAAACCTAACGCAAGGAAGACAAAGtgtgataataataataataaagcgaTTATAATGCAGGAAACCCTAACGGCTTGCCGCGCAAAGCGACTAGAAgacaattttgattttttttcgcTGGAAAAAAAAGCTTCAG ATATGAATTCTACGCAGATAATGAAGTTAGAAAGCAATTCTTTAAATGATTCCAAATCCAATGGGATGCCAAAATGCGCACAGGAGTCTTGGATACCTACAAGGCtttcaaatacaaaatcaATCTCATCCAAAAATGTCATCTCAAa TAATGAAATGACGAGACCACTCAGCGACTCAGATTCACACATAGCGCATAACCTTCAATTTTACCGAAATAGTAAGGCTATTTCTTCATCAATGATTTTACAAAATCAACCGCCTAATCACGATTTAATTTATGACCGTTCACTT ATATCAAATGAGGGCTTGGATAGTCATTATCAATACA GCAACTCAATGTATAATAACACGTATAATAGTGCTCGACAAATATCTACAGGAGTTCACGAG ACAGTGGGAAAAGTTAAATCATGggtttcgaaatttattaatgaaaatttaacttaa
- the LOC128884021 gene encoding uncharacterized protein LOC128884021 isoform X1, producing MTTIKSFTVNLPVDKRGYVSEVTRDVSFKKIKTRSENRFCIDCKKSSPSWVSVTYGTFICLTCSGSHRRMGTHISFVRSTELDNFTRKELARIDLGGNSRFMQFMKSHGFYTDNIDYQSKVVALYKIHLDNLVDEEFNVENDETKNKISNVSVDAEFLPIDIKNHLSNERLLLEQPLDNRDSIKETNLTTAVAMAIEKKAEPLHKPFYMLKPNARKTKCDNNNNKAIIMQETLTACRAKRLEDNFDFFSLEKKASVFFVTDMNSTQIMKLESNSLNDSKSNGMPKCAQESWIPTRLSNTKSISSKNVISNNEMTRPLSDSDSHIAHNLQFYRNSKAISSSMILQNQPPNHDLIYDRSLISNEGLDSHYQYSNSMYNNTYNSARQISTGVHETVGKVKSWVSKFINENLT from the exons ATGACAACTATTAAAAGTTTTACTGTAAATTTACCTGTAGATAAGCGTGGATATGTTAGCGAAGTAACACGTGATGTTTCCttcaaaaaaatcaaaacaaggtcggaaaatcgattttgcaTAGATTGTAAAAAATCGTCTCCATCTTGGGTATCTGTAACCTACGGTACCTTCATTTGTTTAACTTGCTCTGGCTCACACCGACGTATGGGGACTCACATATCTTTTGTTCG ATCTACTGAGTTAGATAATTTTACTCGAAAAGAATTAGCTCGAATTGATTTAGGAGGAAATTCACGTTTTATGCAATTCATGAAATCCCATGGTTTCTATAC GGACAATATTGATTATCAATCCAAGGTTGTCGCCttgtataaaatacatttagat AATCTAGTGGACGAAGAATTCAATGTTGAAAAtgatgaaacaaaaaacaaaatatcgaaTGTTTCTGTGGATGCTGAGTTTTTGCCAATCGATATAAAGAATCACTTATCTAATGAACGTTTACTTTTGGAACAACCCCTAGACAATAGGGATTCCATAAAGGAGACAAATTTAACGACTGCAGTTGCCATggctatagaaaaaaaagctGAACCATTACACAAACCGTTTTATATGTTAAAACCTAACGCAAGGAAGACAAAGtgtgataataataataataaagcgaTTATAATGCAGGAAACCCTAACGGCTTGCCGCGCAAAGCGACTAGAAgacaattttgattttttttcgcTGGAAAAAAAAGCTTCAG tCTTTTTTGTTACAGATATGAATTCTACGCAGATAATGAAGTTAGAAAGCAATTCTTTAAATGATTCCAAATCCAATGGGATGCCAAAATGCGCACAGGAGTCTTGGATACCTACAAGGCtttcaaatacaaaatcaATCTCATCCAAAAATGTCATCTCAAa TAATGAAATGACGAGACCACTCAGCGACTCAGATTCACACATAGCGCATAACCTTCAATTTTACCGAAATAGTAAGGCTATTTCTTCATCAATGATTTTACAAAATCAACCGCCTAATCACGATTTAATTTATGACCGTTCACTT ATATCAAATGAGGGCTTGGATAGTCATTATCAATACA GCAACTCAATGTATAATAACACGTATAATAGTGCTCGACAAATATCTACAGGAGTTCACGAG ACAGTGGGAAAAGTTAAATCATGggtttcgaaatttattaatgaaaatttaacttaa
- the LOC128884021 gene encoding uncharacterized protein LOC128884021 isoform X2, with amino-acid sequence MTTIKSFTVNLPVDKRGYVSEVTRDVSFKKIKTRSENRFCIDCKKSSPSWVSVTYGTFICLTCSGSHRRMGTHISFVRSTELDNFTRKELARIDLGGNSRFMQFMKSHGFYTDNIDYQSKVVALYKIHLDNLVDEEFNVENDETKNKISNVSVDAEFLPIDIKNHLSNERLLLEQPLDNRDSIKETNLTTAVAMAIEKKAEPLHKPFYMLKPNARKTKCDNNNNKAIIMQETLTACRAKRLEDNFDFFSLEKKASVFFVTDMNSTQIMKLESNSLNDSKSNGMPKCAQESWIPTRLSNTKSISSKNVISNNEMTRPLSDSDSHIAHNLQFYRNSKAISSSMILQNQPPNHDLIYDRSLISNEGLDSHYQYSNSMYNNTYNSARQISTGVHEWEKLNHGFRNLLMKI; translated from the exons ATGACAACTATTAAAAGTTTTACTGTAAATTTACCTGTAGATAAGCGTGGATATGTTAGCGAAGTAACACGTGATGTTTCCttcaaaaaaatcaaaacaaggtcggaaaatcgattttgcaTAGATTGTAAAAAATCGTCTCCATCTTGGGTATCTGTAACCTACGGTACCTTCATTTGTTTAACTTGCTCTGGCTCACACCGACGTATGGGGACTCACATATCTTTTGTTCG ATCTACTGAGTTAGATAATTTTACTCGAAAAGAATTAGCTCGAATTGATTTAGGAGGAAATTCACGTTTTATGCAATTCATGAAATCCCATGGTTTCTATAC GGACAATATTGATTATCAATCCAAGGTTGTCGCCttgtataaaatacatttagat AATCTAGTGGACGAAGAATTCAATGTTGAAAAtgatgaaacaaaaaacaaaatatcgaaTGTTTCTGTGGATGCTGAGTTTTTGCCAATCGATATAAAGAATCACTTATCTAATGAACGTTTACTTTTGGAACAACCCCTAGACAATAGGGATTCCATAAAGGAGACAAATTTAACGACTGCAGTTGCCATggctatagaaaaaaaagctGAACCATTACACAAACCGTTTTATATGTTAAAACCTAACGCAAGGAAGACAAAGtgtgataataataataataaagcgaTTATAATGCAGGAAACCCTAACGGCTTGCCGCGCAAAGCGACTAGAAgacaattttgattttttttcgcTGGAAAAAAAAGCTTCAG tCTTTTTTGTTACAGATATGAATTCTACGCAGATAATGAAGTTAGAAAGCAATTCTTTAAATGATTCCAAATCCAATGGGATGCCAAAATGCGCACAGGAGTCTTGGATACCTACAAGGCtttcaaatacaaaatcaATCTCATCCAAAAATGTCATCTCAAa TAATGAAATGACGAGACCACTCAGCGACTCAGATTCACACATAGCGCATAACCTTCAATTTTACCGAAATAGTAAGGCTATTTCTTCATCAATGATTTTACAAAATCAACCGCCTAATCACGATTTAATTTATGACCGTTCACTT ATATCAAATGAGGGCTTGGATAGTCATTATCAATACA GCAACTCAATGTATAATAACACGTATAATAGTGCTCGACAAATATCTACAGGAGTTCACGAG TGGGAAAAGTTAAATCATGggtttcgaaatttattaatgaaaatttaa